In the genome of Polynucleobacter sp. TSB-Sco08W16, the window TCTCAATATTGGCGAAGAGGTGATTAAGGGTAACGAGGTAGTGAAGCAAACAAGTGAGTTATTGCGTCAGACTAATTTAAACTTTTACGGCAACGTCGAAGGTAACGACATCTTTAAAGGCACCACTGATATTGTGGTGTGTGATGGTTTTGTGGGTAATGTTGTTTTGAAAGCTAGCGAAGGTTTGGCAAAAATGATGAGCGGCCTCATTCGTGAAGAATTTAATCGCTCCATCTTGACCAAATTGATGGCTATTTGTGCGATGGTGCCTTTGTTGCGTGTTCGCAAACGCGTTGATCATCGTCGCTATAACGGTGCTGTATTGTTAGGTTTACGCGGTTGCGTAATTAAGAGCCATGGCTCTGCTGATCGTTTTGGATTTGGCTTTGCCTTAGATCGTGCGTATGAAGCAGCGAAAAACCGCATGGTCGAACGAATTGCCGCAGCCTTTGTGGCGGAGACAAAAGAATGAGTATTTTTGCAAGAGTGGCTGGAACGGGTAGCTATCTACCTGCACAACGTTTAACCAACCATGATTTAGTTGAGCGTCTCGCTAAATCGGGTTTAGAGACTAGTGATGAGTGGATTACTACTCGCAGCGGTATTTCTGCGCGTCACTTTGCTGCAGAAAATGAACTCACCAGTGATCTTGCTGTAAAAGCAGCGCAATCAGCCTTAAGCAGTGCTGGCATCACTTCAGAAGATTTGGACCTGATTATTCTGTCAACCTCTACACCTGATCACTTGGGCGGTTTTCCAAGTACCGCCTGTGTGGTGCAAGATAAATTGGGCGCCCACACTAACTGTGCTGCATTTGATGTGCAAGCAGTTTGTGCAGGTTTTACTTATGCGCTTGCTACAGCGGATGCATTTATTCGTTGTGGGTCGTATAAAAAAGTATTGGTGATTGGCGCAGAAACATTCTCTCGTATCTTAGATTTTCAAGATCGTGGCACTTGTGTGCTGTTCGGTGATGGTGCTGGAGCAGTAGTACTAGAGGCTTCAAATGAGCCTGGTATTTTGTCTACCGCATTACATGCTGATGGTAGTCAACGCGATATTTTGTGCGTTCCTGGGCGTGCTGGCAACGGTTCAGTACACGGCTCCCCGTTTATGACCATGGATGGTCCGGCAGTATTTAAGTTGGCCGTGAAGGTCTTAGAGCAAGTGGCGCATGAGGTTTTGGAAAAAGCCAATCTCAAGCCAGAGCAAATTGATTGGTTAGTGCCACATCAAGCAAATATCCGCATCATGGAAGGCACCGCTAAAAAGATGGGTATGTCGATGGATAAGGTCATCGTTACTGTGCATGAGCATGGCAATACTTCCGCAGCATCCATTCCACTGGCTTTAGATGCGGGTGTTCGTTCCGGTCAAATTCAACGAGGCCAGCATCTCTTGTTAGAGGGTGTTGGTGGCGGCTTTGCGTGGGGAGCGGTTGCTCTCAAGTATTAATTCAGTATCAATGTGCATTCATCCTATTTTTATTTTTTAGTAAATTAATCTCATGACATTTGCATTCGTATTCCCAGGCCAAGGCTCCCAATCGGTTGGTATGCTCAATTCGATTTCTGAGCGCCCCGAGGTTCGCGCAACCTTGCAAGAAGCTTCTGATGCTTTGGGTGAGGATGTCGCAAAACTGATTGCTGAGGGGCCTGCAGAGGCATTGTCTTTGACAACCAAT includes:
- a CDS encoding beta-ketoacyl-ACP synthase III, with protein sequence MSIFARVAGTGSYLPAQRLTNHDLVERLAKSGLETSDEWITTRSGISARHFAAENELTSDLAVKAAQSALSSAGITSEDLDLIILSTSTPDHLGGFPSTACVVQDKLGAHTNCAAFDVQAVCAGFTYALATADAFIRCGSYKKVLVIGAETFSRILDFQDRGTCVLFGDGAGAVVLEASNEPGILSTALHADGSQRDILCVPGRAGNGSVHGSPFMTMDGPAVFKLAVKVLEQVAHEVLEKANLKPEQIDWLVPHQANIRIMEGTAKKMGMSMDKVIVTVHEHGNTSAASIPLALDAGVRSGQIQRGQHLLLEGVGGGFAWGAVALKY